AAAGGTGATCCACTCACCAAACAGCCGGGCTCTTATTACGACTCGATCAATACGGTTGTTGACGGCGTTCAAGTCTGCAAACCGCTGAGTAAGACAGCAGGTGTGATGGATCGAGTGACGGCTGTTCGAACGGTACATCATGACGTCATCGACGAGCATGCCGCTGCTACAAATCGGATGCATACCGGGCGAACGATTTCCGGAACAGTGACATATCCTTCGCTCGGTTCATTGATTTGTCATGAGCGAGGTCCCGTAGACGACGGGGCTCCTCCATATGTCTTAATCGGTTACCCAAATGTGACGCGTGGTCCCGGGTTTCTGGGAGCCAAGTACGGATACCTCTATCTGACAGAAACTGGTCGTGGCCCGGCTGGACTTTCCCGACCGGATGGAATCACAGAAAAACGCCAACGACGTCGTGAACGGTTCTTGAATTCGCTTCGTAAGAGCGATGAGCAGACCGCCGTCGCGCAGCTTCTCGATTATGAAGCTGCCATTCAGCAGAGTCTCAAGCTGAGCGGTCCGGAGTTCAATCGTGTCTTTCAACTGGACGGAGAGCCGAGCGAATTACGCAACCGATACGGTGGAGAGTTTGGACAGCGATGCTTGTTGAGTCGACGACTGGTGGAGCGTGGAGTGCGTTTCATCGAAGTCAGTCACAATCTCAACTTTCTCAATGGCTCCGGCTGGGATGTGCACAACAGCGGAATCGTCAACCAGCACAAACTGATCGAAGAGCTTGACTCGGCACTCTCAACATTGATTGTCGACCTCGAAGAGAAGCAGCTGCTCGACAAGACGTTGATTACGATCACGTCAGAATTTGGACGCCCATCAGGATTCGACAGCGGTGGGGGACGCGGCCATCAGGGGACCGCGTTTTCATGCGTGCTGGCTGGCGGTGGACTGGCACACTGCGGAGCCTATGGAGTGACGGATAAACTCTCAAAGCAGATCGTGTCTGACCCTGTGAGTGTTCCGGACTTCTTTGCGACAATATGTGCGGCAGTTGGTGTCGATTATCGAAAGTCACTCTATGCCGGAGATCGACCGGTACCGGTGACTGATCAGGGAAATCCAATCGCCAAGCTTTTAAGTTAACTCGAATTCAACTGGCTGAGAACATTCCGCAAGTGTTCTCTACCGGTTGTGAATGTCGACTCCCGTAGAAGTGGCGAATGGCTTCATTTGCGACGCGTTGGGTAAGGTGGGGCGAGGGCGATCGGTTTGCTGAGAATCACTTCCAGGCGTTCCGTGAGACTGCTCAAATCAGTCTCCTCGTCTGACGAACGCACGACCGTCAATTGATTCTGAACAAGCGATTCTTGGAACTGCTTCAAGTTGGCGTGAACATCACTCAAGAGTTCTTGAAGTTCATCATCGACCATGTCGTGTCGCTGAAGTACTGTCTCTTGTTCGGTGCGAATTCGATTGAGTTGGGCCAGAAAAGTTCCGTGTGTTCGTAAGAGCTTCCCGTCGACGAAGGCCCGCATGAGCCGATTCTCAGCATCGAAGTGATAGCAGGGATCAGTGTTGAAGTAGACGGACAACCGCTCATCGTGACGAATTCCAGCGACGATGACCGTTTCGCTTGCACTGTCTGCAAACTCCCATTTGATGCGGGCGGATCGGAATTCTTCGAAGAGGTCTTCGCGGTCGGCTTCGTTGCGTGCCATTGCGATCAATTCAGTCGGAACATTCTCGTTAACTGGCCCGGGCATCTGACGTTCTGGTCGCTTTTGCTGGAATGCCCATCAAGTCGGTGTTATTCTCATCTTCAGCTAGTCCATTCAACTCGACAAGTACCCATCACTGATGAATTGAGCGGTTTTCAAAAAACGCAGATTCATCGAAAAACTGGTGGAGACAAGGTCTATCATTCAGTTAGGCAATTCGTTGTCTCGAAATTGTCTGATCGAAGCCTATGAGAAGTACGACGATAACATCGACCGCTGTCGCTCCTGATTTTCCGGTTTCTTCCGGAGAAATTCAGACGATCGATTTCCAGCGGATCGGCGAAGTCGACAGAAAACACACGCTGCTGGCTGAGTATCTTCAACTCAAAGGCTTTGATGGGCTGTTGATCCGCGATCCGGCCAACTTTTCCTGGCTGACTGACGGAAGCAGCAATCTACACGCACGAGGCACCGATGTCTTCGCGACCGTCATGGTCACCGCTGACGCGCGGGTTGTGCTTTGCAACAACGTTGACTCGGGGCAGTTATTCGATCGGGACTTGTCAGGTCTTGGGTTCCTGCTGAAAGAGCGGCCATGGACCGAAGATCCGGGGAAACTCGTTCACGATGTCTGTCGGGGAAGAGTAATCGCCTGCGATGTCCCGTTAACGGGAACGACGAACGTTCGCGATGATTTGCAGTCGTTTCGTCTGCACTACTCAAAAGTCGAGCACGATCGCTTTGCTGAACTGGGACTCGCAGTTGCTCATGCTGTTGAAGCGACTGGCCGAAATTTTCAAATCGGCTCTTGCGAAGCTGAGATCGCCGGTCATCTGTCGCATCGCTTGATCAAAAACGGAATCGAACCCGTTCGCATGCAAATCATGGCAGATGGTCAAGGTTGGCGATATCGGCATTGGACTCACGGCAACGACAGAGTCGAACGACACGTCGTGATTTCAGCCACCGGGCGCCGTCGCGGTCTGCATGTTTCTACTTCTCGGACTGTTTGTATCGGAGAACCTTCGAGCGAGCTTCAGGAAGTCCATCACCTGGCGACTCTTGTTCAGGCGACAGGTGCTTATTTCTCGCGAGCAGGCTGGTCGATGTCTGAAACGTGGCCGCGCGTCGGTCGCATCTATGAGAAGTTTGGAGTGCCTGACGAATGGCGATCCGCAGATCAGGCGGAACTGATGGGCTATCGCGATTCGGAAATTCGCATGGTTCCCGGATCAGATCACAGGTTCGAAAACGGGCAAGTCATCTGCTGGCATCCCTCAGTTCGTTCAGGTTTGGCTGCCGATACGATGCTCGTCCGCGAGGGAGCTGCCGAGAATCTCACCCCTGCAGAAAGCTGGCCAATGCTCTCTGTCGAGGTGAAAGGAACTCAAATCGATCGCCCCGGAATTCTGGTTCGCAGCTGAATCGCAAGTGCTCCACTGGAGAATTCACAAAAATTCTCAGATGATGAGACCGCTTGAAGTGCTGTCATTCGTGGGTCATTCTGTTGAATTCACGGGCGGAAGCGGTCTGATCGCTTGAATCGCTCGATAAGCTTGGTAGCTTCTCAGAAATTTGCGCAATTCCGAGGATCGAATTGCACAAACAGGATGCGCAGGGAGAGTTGGTTCCCTGTGCGCGATGGATTGGCTTCGCATCGGACGATCTTTCTGTATGAAATGTTGCAGAGAAACTGCGGTGCGAGATCCCAGCCAAACGGAGCAGTTTCAGACTCGCTCCTGTGTCGCTGGGAGACATCGCAGAAGTCAACGAGTAGTGCGAATCAAGATGTGACGCAGTTTCGCCCCTGAAGGAATTGTCGCGACGGACAAGAGCAATTCAGGAGTGAGAAGCCGGTAAGAAAGAGGAACCACGTGCCCAAACGCGAAGATATCAAAAAGATCTTGATTATCGGCTCAGGCCCGATTGTTATCGGCCAGGCATGCGAGTTTGATTACTCGGGAACGCAGGCATGTAAAGCCCTCCGCGACGAAGGCTACGAAGTTGTCCTCGTCAATTCGAATCCCGCCACCATCATGACCGATCCTCAGACGGCGGATCGGACCTACATCGAGCCCATCACCTGGCAGTATGTGGCCAAAATTCTGGAGCGTGAACGTCCAGACGCACTCCTGCCGACTCTCGGCGGACAAACAGGGTTGAACACCGCGATGGATTTGCATCGTCGCGGAATTCTTGATCAACTCGGCGTTGAGATGATCGGGGCTCGCTCGGATGTCATCGCGAAAGCTGAAGGCCGCGAATCGTTCAAAGAAGCGATGGTCAAAATTGGCCTCGATGTGCCGCGTTCCATCGTCGTTCACAACATGGAAGAAGCCCGCGCTGCTCAGCGCGAAATCGGTCTGCCGATCATTATCCGCCCAAGTTACACACTGGGTGGAAGCGGCGGCGGAATCGCATACAACAAAGAAGAGTTTGAAGAGAAAGTCCGCAACGGACTGAAGCTGTCTCCGGTCTCAGAAGTTCTGCTCGAAGAATCCGTACTCGGTTGGAAAGAGTACGAGATGGAGGTCATGCGAGATCGCGCCGACAACTGCGTGATCATTTGTGCCATCGAAAACTTCGATGCGATGGGAGTTCATACAG
The Thalassoglobus sp. JC818 DNA segment above includes these coding regions:
- a CDS encoding M24 family metallopeptidase, which produces MRSTTITSTAVAPDFPVSSGEIQTIDFQRIGEVDRKHTLLAEYLQLKGFDGLLIRDPANFSWLTDGSSNLHARGTDVFATVMVTADARVVLCNNVDSGQLFDRDLSGLGFLLKERPWTEDPGKLVHDVCRGRVIACDVPLTGTTNVRDDLQSFRLHYSKVEHDRFAELGLAVAHAVEATGRNFQIGSCEAEIAGHLSHRLIKNGIEPVRMQIMADGQGWRYRHWTHGNDRVERHVVISATGRRRGLHVSTSRTVCIGEPSSELQEVHHLATLVQATGAYFSRAGWSMSETWPRVGRIYEKFGVPDEWRSADQAELMGYRDSEIRMVPGSDHRFENGQVICWHPSVRSGLAADTMLVREGAAENLTPAESWPMLSVEVKGTQIDRPGILVRS
- a CDS encoding DUF1501 domain-containing protein, with the protein product MAKTSSASTQAPLLSGNAEHVISIWLGGGMGQVDTFDPKTKGDPLTKQPGSYYDSINTVVDGVQVCKPLSKTAGVMDRVTAVRTVHHDVIDEHAAATNRMHTGRTISGTVTYPSLGSLICHERGPVDDGAPPYVLIGYPNVTRGPGFLGAKYGYLYLTETGRGPAGLSRPDGITEKRQRRRERFLNSLRKSDEQTAVAQLLDYEAAIQQSLKLSGPEFNRVFQLDGEPSELRNRYGGEFGQRCLLSRRLVERGVRFIEVSHNLNFLNGSGWDVHNSGIVNQHKLIEELDSALSTLIVDLEEKQLLDKTLITITSEFGRPSGFDSGGGRGHQGTAFSCVLAGGGLAHCGAYGVTDKLSKQIVSDPVSVPDFFATICAAVGVDYRKSLYAGDRPVPVTDQGNPIAKLLS